Below is a genomic region from Candidatus Binatia bacterium.
CGAGCGCTGGTACATTACAGGAAGTACGACCGCGCCATCGCGATCATGACCAACATCGTCGAGGCCGATGCCGCGTTCTCGGTCGCTCGGCGATATAGGGCTCAAGCCTTTCTGCTGAGCGGCGATGCGAGAAAGGCCCTCGACGATCTCGAGCGACTCCCCCCAACGCAAGGCGAGGACGCCGCCTTTCGTCTGCCGATGCTGGGCCGCGCCTACGGGGATCTCGGAGAGACCTCCCGGGCTATCGAGACGTACGATGCGCTCCGGCGGCTTGCTCAAATGGAATACGTCGCGGATTGGAACCTCGCGATCGTCGCAGTCGGCATCGGACGGAATGAAGACGCGATGGCACACCTTGAGAGCGCCTATGAGCGGCACGAGGCGACGATGCCGTTCCTGAGGAGTTCGCGCTGGTTCGAGCCGATCGCGCGGACCGAGCGGTTTGCCGGCCTCTTGCGCAAGATCGGGCCTTGACGGTCTGAACGCGCCGCACGTCGAACGCTCGTGCCATGGCAAGCCAGTTGATCGTCGGCATATTTCCCTCGACCGACGCCGCCGCGCTGGAGAAAGCGCTGTCCGGCGCTCCGGGTCTCGATCGCGATCGGCTGCGCGTCTTCATGGCCGATAGCGGGGCCGCGCCGCAAGAAGCGTCCCTCGCGTATACGCTCGTCAAGCCCGACCCCGAAGAGGAACTGTCTCCCGAACTGACCCATGGGACGGGGCTGCTGACCGATTTCGGAGGAACCGACGTTCCCGGAGTGACCGATAGCAGAGAGCAGTCGTTGACGGATTTCGGCGACGAGCAGGAGTTCCCGAACTATCTCGGCTTCTTAGCGATTCCCGACGACGAAGTCGACAACTTTAACGAGGCCATCGCGGAAGGCCGCAGCGTCGTCGCCTACTCGGTCGAGTCGGAAGCCGAGGCAGCCGACGTGCGGCGAGCCCTGCGAGCTGTGGGGCTGCGCAACGTTGAGATCTTTCGCGACACTTCTAAGAGACCGTGAGTATCGCTTAGCCGGCGCGAGTTAAGCGCTCGATCAGGGGGGCGTGCCATGGAAATGCCCCCAGCAGCTCCAAGCGCGAGGCGATTTCAAAGTCCCCGTATTCGAAGCCAGGGGCGACGTCGCAGCCCACGAGCGCGTAGCCCTTTGCGTCGGCGAGATATGCGGCAAACCATACACCGGACGGCATCGCCGCTTGCCGCGTCGCGCGGCCGATAACGAGCTGCCGGTGGCGGCCGCCCGCGTCGATGCATTCGATCGCGACGTCGGTGCCCTC
It encodes:
- a CDS encoding cupin domain-containing protein, encoding MHEEAARLIRDLGLRPHPEGGYFTETYRSDRSVVGAAGDRSALTSIYFLLSGDDFSAFHRLKSDELWHFYEGTDVAIECIDAGGRHRQLVIGRATRQAAMPSGVWFAAYLADAKGYALVGCDVAPGFEYGDFEIASRLELLGAFPWHAPLIERLTRAG